In Thunnus albacares chromosome 10, fThuAlb1.1, whole genome shotgun sequence, a single window of DNA contains:
- the fgf1a gene encoding putative fibroblast growth factor 1 yields MTDGDVFAFEDQTVAGGLLRDHRRLTRLYCMNGGHHLQILPDGTVQGQRDDRDVHTVLKLKAVDRGVVIIQGAEAGRYLAMSNEGRLYSSPTVTDECYFLEKLEENHYNTYQPQKYQERNWYVALKKNGKPKLGPRTHIGQKAIFFLPRQLDESRE; encoded by the exons ATGACGGATGGAGACGTGTTTGCTTTTGAGGATCAAACTGTGGCCGGGGGCCTTTTGCGGGACCACAGGCGGCTGACTCGGCTGTACTGCATGAATGGCGGACATCACCTCCAGATCCTCCCCGATGGGACCGTGCAGGGCCAGAGGGATGACAGGGACGTTCACA CTGTTTTAAAGCTTAAAGCTGTGGATCGAGGTGTTGTGATCATCCAAGGAGCAGAAGCTGGGCGATATTTGGCCATGAGTAATGAAGGGCGTTTGTATAGTTCA CCCACAGTAACTGATGAGTGTTACTTCCTGGAGAAGTTGGAGGAGAATCACTACAATACATATCAGCCTCAGAAATATCAGGAGAGGAACTGGTATGTAGCTCTGAAAAAGAACGGGAAACCTAAACTGGGTCCAAGAACCCACATCGGACAGAAAGCCATCTTCTTCCTTCCCCGCCAGCTGGATGAATCCAGGGAGTGA
- the LOC122990446 gene encoding NEDD4 family-interacting protein 1-like: MAEQNSNVRYQELVNEEEPAQPSQEGPAQDAPPPYSSIAAANAAFFEYKEDGGRFPNPPSYSVATTLPSYDEAERSKAEAAIPLVAGRVTEEDFVARDDFEDADQLRIGNDGIFMLTFFMAFLFNWIGFFLSFCLTTSAAGRYGAISGFGLSLIKWVLIVRFSTYFPGYFDGQYWLWWVFLALGFMLFIRGFVNYSRVRKLADPTYATLPRTRVLFIY; encoded by the exons CTGGTGAACGAGGAGGAGCCGGCTCAGCCATCTCAAGAGGGTCCCGCCCAGGACGCACCACCCCCCTACAGCAGCATTGCTGCAGCCAATGCAG CTTTCTTTGAATACAAGGAAGATGGAGGGAGATTTCCTAACCCTCCGTCCTACAGCGTTGCCACCACTCTGCCCTCCTATGATGAAGCTGAGAGAAGCAAAGCAGAGGCTGCCATCCCCCTCGTCGCTGGAAGAGTCACG GAGGAAGACTTTGTGGCCAGGGACGACTTTGAAGACGCTGACCAGCTGCGAATAGGAAATGACGGCATCTTCATGCTCACTTTCTTCA TGGCATTCCTCTTCAACTGGATTGGCTTCTTCCTGTCGTTCTGTTTGACCACATCTGCCGCTGGTCGATACGGGGCCATCTCTGGCTTTGGCTTGTCCCTCATCAAATGGGTTCTTATTGTCAGG TTTTCTACCTACTTCCCTGGTTACTTTGATGGGCAGTACTGGTTGTGGTGGGTGTTCCTGGCCCTGG GCTTCATGCTGTTCATCAGAGGCTTTGTTAACTACTCCAGAGTGCGTAAACTTGCTGATCCCACCTACGCCACTCTTCCCCGCACAAGGGTACTCTTCATCTATTAG